Proteins encoded within one genomic window of Polaribacter sp. NJDZ03:
- a CDS encoding T9SS type A sorting domain-containing protein, giving the protein MKYIIKILLLISTFIVAINLNAQTKKANRFGAVEVVRFNKNQLSKSNIKNSLIDYLPETGINHTETAFVFEPKELSENSNLKETFSVSYYQGKNKVSSIIATKSDGVVYDHSKIIYDRLNTDRLDSISTILVKEHQVIKATISSVSGQITYTLRFSVRVDTKQNELFSFWNVDQYPTGNYHNYLIFGPSFSQILSTANFIIDQHSSKNGLKSTREASVLPNVFVKSGNYVNGILNLNLVNRTQEKSVNFVGNIAETELTTHIKAANVFSLSGDYNEVLSIETGVLFDIGFYLETTTSKQKDALYVADGPWGLDYLKEYVTVSNFEVNLSEREEDDAIYEVDRSVKVIGEVKGNINLFRHLLPGNESLSVEGYNFVNFNIKNNEPVEVVIMTNENREWEHRLRYTVPANSAEKTYTISLLDFVDDAGKKVTVSSIKTIVFSVIGDYTYYKPFSLDINKIAFTLNNNLNEESFTEEISEKLLNYPNPFTNSTTIELPKVAKYVQINVYNLMGRIVDAQKINTNSSSKKIQYNAPQLEKGVYKYRLIDDKNNQHSGTFIVN; this is encoded by the coding sequence ATGAAATATATCATAAAAATATTATTGCTGATCTCTACTTTTATAGTAGCAATAAACTTAAATGCTCAAACAAAAAAAGCCAATAGATTTGGTGCTGTAGAAGTTGTAAGGTTTAATAAGAATCAATTATCTAAAAGTAATATAAAAAATTCTTTAATAGATTATTTACCAGAAACAGGAATTAATCATACCGAAACGGCATTTGTTTTTGAACCGAAAGAGCTCTCTGAAAATTCTAATCTTAAAGAGACTTTTTCCGTAAGTTATTATCAGGGTAAAAATAAAGTTTCTTCTATTATAGCAACTAAATCAGACGGTGTTGTTTATGATCATTCTAAAATTATTTATGATCGCTTAAATACTGATCGTTTAGATAGTATTAGTACTATTCTTGTAAAAGAACATCAAGTAATTAAAGCTACAATAAGTAGTGTTTCTGGTCAAATTACATATACATTACGTTTTTCCGTTAGAGTTGATACAAAACAAAATGAATTATTTAGTTTTTGGAATGTAGACCAATATCCAACAGGTAATTATCATAACTATTTAATTTTTGGACCTTCTTTTTCTCAAATTTTATCGACAGCAAATTTTATTATAGATCAACATTCATCTAAAAATGGATTAAAAAGCACCAGAGAAGCAAGTGTTTTACCAAATGTTTTTGTTAAATCTGGTAACTATGTTAATGGCATTCTAAACTTAAATTTAGTAAATAGAACTCAAGAAAAATCTGTAAATTTTGTTGGTAATATTGCCGAAACAGAATTAACAACACATATTAAAGCTGCCAATGTTTTTTCTCTTTCAGGAGACTATAATGAAGTATTATCTATAGAAACAGGTGTTTTATTTGACATTGGTTTTTATTTAGAAACAACTACTTCTAAGCAAAAAGATGCTTTATACGTGGCAGATGGTCCATGGGGATTAGATTACTTAAAAGAATATGTAACGGTTTCTAATTTTGAAGTAAACTTATCTGAAAGAGAAGAAGATGATGCTATTTATGAAGTAGATAGGAGCGTAAAAGTAATAGGAGAAGTAAAAGGAAATATTAATTTATTTAGACATCTTTTGCCAGGAAATGAAAGCTTAAGTGTTGAGGGGTATAATTTTGTAAATTTCAATATTAAAAATAATGAACCAGTAGAAGTCGTTATTATGACGAATGAAAATAGAGAATGGGAGCATAGATTACGATATACCGTTCCGGCAAATTCAGCAGAGAAAACATATACCATTTCATTGTTAGATTTTGTAGATGATGCGGGGAAGAAGGTTACGGTTTCAAGTATTAAAACAATAGTGTTTTCTGTAATAGGTGATTACACATATTATAAGCCTTTTAGTTTAGATATAAATAAGATAGCATTTACTCTAAACAATAATTTAAATGAGGAAAGTTTTACAGAAGAGATTAGTGAAAAATTATTAAACTATCCAAATCCTTTTACAAATTCTACAACAATAGAATTACCTAAAGTAGCTAAATATGTTCAAATTAATGTATATAATTTAATGGGTAGAATTGTAGATGCTCAGAAAATTAATACCAATTCTTCTTCAAAGAAAATACAATACAATGCTCCTCAGTTAGAAAAAGGAGTTTATAAGTACAGACTGATTGACGATAAAAACAATCAACATTCCGGAACCTTTATCGTCAACTAG
- a CDS encoding LytTR family DNA-binding domain-containing protein produces MNCIIIDDEKMARVIIKTLCNEIDSLNLLEEFPSAIEAIKYLNENKVDLIFLDIHMPNFSGLDFIRSLKNPPKIILTTSDPKFAIEAFEYDFIVDYLLKPVELPRFKKAIEKAERKNITTNEVKNESAKPIDIENDFYVNIDRRLIKIDLPSIYLIEAKGDYIKIKTESKDYIVHSTLKKIEEKLPDSLFLKIHRSYIINIKKIIDIEDNSVLIKKDVIPVSRSKRPELMKRLDLL; encoded by the coding sequence ATGAATTGTATTATTATTGATGATGAAAAAATGGCAAGGGTTATAATTAAAACTCTATGCAATGAAATAGATTCTTTAAATCTTTTAGAAGAGTTTCCTAGTGCCATTGAAGCAATAAAATATTTAAATGAAAATAAAGTAGACTTAATTTTTTTAGACATTCATATGCCTAATTTTAGTGGTTTAGATTTTATTAGAAGTTTAAAAAATCCACCAAAAATTATTTTAACAACTTCAGATCCTAAATTTGCTATTGAAGCTTTCGAGTACGATTTTATTGTAGATTATTTATTGAAGCCAGTAGAATTACCTCGTTTTAAAAAAGCAATTGAAAAAGCAGAAAGGAAAAATATTACTACAAATGAGGTAAAGAACGAAAGTGCTAAACCCATAGATATTGAAAACGATTTTTATGTAAACATAGATCGTAGATTGATAAAAATAGATTTACCAAGTATTTATTTAATAGAAGCTAAAGGAGATTATATTAAAATAAAAACAGAAAGTAAAGATTATATAGTGCATTCTACACTTAAAAAAATTGAAGAAAAATTACCAGACTCTTTATTCCTTAAAATACATCGTTCTTACATTATCAATATCAAAAAAATTATAGATATTGAAGATAATAGTGTACTTATAAAGAAAGATGTTATTCCCGTTAGTAGGTCTAAACGACCAGAATTAATGAAAAGGTTAGATTTACTTTAA
- a CDS encoding Hpt domain-containing protein, producing the protein MEQPNLEYIEQLARGDESIKAELLAVIKTEFPEEKKDYYNSLENKEFKKIEENVHKLKHKISILGLEKSYEIANEFEHNLRELSLEKQEDFDKILKAITAYIETI; encoded by the coding sequence ATGGAACAACCAAACTTAGAGTATATAGAACAACTAGCAAGAGGAGACGAATCTATAAAAGCAGAGTTACTAGCAGTTATAAAAACAGAGTTTCCAGAAGAGAAGAAAGATTACTATAATAGCTTAGAAAATAAAGAGTTTAAAAAAATTGAAGAAAATGTTCATAAACTTAAACATAAAATTAGTATTTTAGGTCTCGAAAAGAGCTATGAAATTGCTAATGAGTTTGAACATAATCTTCGAGAGCTAAGTTTAGAGAAGCAAGAAGATTTTGATAAGATATTAAAAGCAATTACAGCGTATATAGAAACTATATAA
- a CDS encoding ATP-binding protein has product MNSLLKRQIRKFLSKELQSNVELDKFLEVIDRSYHTSDEQFLMLQRATKISSEELFNANEQLREESNSQKKVISKLESVIDKLQVYDLTTNRPKESMDSLKLVDFIDNQTNEIIKINQQKDKLLRNLERQNQELNDYAHMVSHDLKSPLQSIEALTAWVIEDYSGVLDTTGTENLQLIRENVEKMDTLVKGILQYSTIGKNEKDLYDIDLDSLVQNILDDKEKAENVSFIIPEKLPKVKGDKFRLEQLFKHLIDNAIKFNDKKEVIVEIGFKEEKEAWQFYIKDNGKGIEKKYFDKIFIAFQKLEDDYKSTGIGLSIVKKIVEAYSGKIYLESEPKVGSTFYFSIKK; this is encoded by the coding sequence ATGAATTCTTTATTAAAAAGACAAATAAGAAAGTTTCTCTCTAAAGAATTACAATCTAATGTCGAATTAGATAAATTCTTAGAGGTTATAGATCGATCTTACCATACTTCTGATGAACAATTTTTAATGCTACAGAGAGCAACAAAAATTAGTTCAGAAGAACTATTTAATGCTAATGAACAATTAAGAGAAGAGTCTAATTCTCAGAAAAAAGTAATCTCAAAGTTAGAAAGTGTAATAGACAAATTACAGGTTTATGATCTAACAACAAACCGACCTAAAGAAAGTATGGATTCTTTAAAATTGGTAGATTTTATAGACAATCAAACCAATGAAATTATTAAAATTAATCAACAAAAAGATAAACTTTTAAGAAACTTAGAGCGACAGAATCAAGAGTTAAATGATTATGCACATATGGTTTCTCATGATTTAAAATCTCCTCTACAAAGTATAGAAGCATTAACAGCTTGGGTTATAGAAGATTATTCTGGTGTTTTAGATACTACTGGTACAGAAAATTTACAATTGATAAGAGAAAATGTAGAAAAGATGGATACTTTAGTAAAAGGTATCTTACAATATTCTACAATAGGTAAAAATGAAAAAGACCTTTATGATATCGATTTAGATTCTTTAGTGCAAAATATTTTAGATGATAAGGAAAAAGCAGAAAATGTAAGCTTTATTATTCCTGAAAAATTACCAAAAGTAAAGGGAGATAAATTTAGACTAGAACAATTGTTTAAACATTTAATAGACAATGCCATTAAGTTTAATGATAAAAAGGAAGTTATTGTTGAGATTGGGTTTAAAGAAGAAAAGGAAGCTTGGCAATTTTATATAAAAGACAACGGTAAAGGAATAGAAAAAAAATATTTTGATAAAATTTTTATCGCATTTCAGAAATTAGAAGATGATTATAAGTCAACTGGAATAGGTTTATCTATAGTAAAAAAAATTGTAGAAGCGTATAGTGGTAAAATTTATTTAGAATCTGAGCCAAAAGTTGGTTCTACTTTTTATTTTAGCATAAAAAAATAA
- a CDS encoding FIST signal transduction protein, which translates to MKTVQLKKHKNSDWKYLSENINLKAPLVLVFGNRFLLEDETIFDEIRTIFKDGHIVFGSACGDISSESIDDESITITAIEFEKSSFIIKTANILNEDLEAKIDSFAVGKELISQLPKEGLKHVFVLSEGSFINGSQLTKGMNAATENNLLITGALCGDDARFEKTISSYNENPKPGEMVAIGLYGETLEVTFSINGGWTPFGPERVVTKSKGNVLYELDNLPALDLYKKYLGEKSKELPGAALLYPLNVKSEDGNNTIVRTILNIDEEQKSVILAGDIFEDSKVQLMMTNVDNIVNAAEKAAVSALEFRKKKPELAILVSCIGRKLVLDQRVEEEVEEVMEVVGDSTTITGLYSYGEIAPFIGESSCQLHNQTMTVTLISE; encoded by the coding sequence ATGAAAACAGTACAACTTAAAAAACATAAAAATTCTGATTGGAAATACTTATCTGAGAACATAAATTTAAAAGCACCGTTGGTATTGGTTTTTGGAAATAGGTTTCTATTAGAAGATGAAACTATTTTTGATGAAATTAGAACCATATTTAAAGACGGTCATATTGTTTTTGGTTCTGCTTGTGGAGATATTTCATCAGAATCTATTGATGACGAAAGTATAACTATTACAGCAATAGAATTTGAGAAAAGTAGTTTTATAATTAAGACTGCAAATATTTTAAATGAAGATTTAGAAGCTAAAATAGATAGCTTTGCCGTTGGTAAAGAATTAATAAGTCAATTACCAAAAGAGGGATTAAAGCATGTTTTTGTACTCTCTGAAGGAAGTTTTATAAACGGAAGCCAATTAACAAAAGGAATGAATGCTGCTACAGAAAATAACTTGTTAATTACAGGTGCTTTGTGTGGAGATGATGCACGATTTGAAAAAACAATTTCTTCTTATAATGAAAACCCTAAACCAGGAGAAATGGTGGCTATTGGTTTGTATGGAGAAACGTTAGAAGTTACTTTTTCTATTAATGGTGGTTGGACTCCTTTTGGACCAGAAAGAGTGGTAACTAAATCTAAAGGAAATGTTTTATATGAATTAGATAATTTACCCGCTTTAGATTTGTATAAGAAATATTTAGGAGAAAAATCTAAAGAATTACCTGGTGCAGCATTGTTATATCCTTTAAATGTAAAGTCTGAAGATGGTAACAATACAATTGTTAGAACAATCTTAAATATTGATGAAGAGCAGAAATCTGTGATTTTAGCTGGAGATATTTTTGAGGATTCTAAAGTACAACTAATGATGACTAATGTAGATAACATTGTAAATGCAGCAGAAAAAGCGGCTGTAAGTGCTTTAGAGTTTAGAAAGAAGAAACCAGAATTAGCAATTTTAGTAAGTTGTATTGGTAGAAAATTGGTTTTAGACCAAAGAGTAGAAGAAGAAGTAGAAGAGGTAATGGAAGTTGTTGGTGATTCTACAACGATTACAGGGCTATATTCTTATGGAGAAATTGCACCATTTATTGGAGAAAGTAGCTGCCAATTACATAACCAAACCATGACGGTTACTCTAATTAGCGAATAA